The proteins below are encoded in one region of Bos indicus x Bos taurus breed Angus x Brahman F1 hybrid chromosome 2, Bos_hybrid_MaternalHap_v2.0, whole genome shotgun sequence:
- the MAP2 gene encoding microtubule-associated protein 2 isoform X11: MADDRKDEAKAPHWTSAQLTEASAQPHPPEIKDQGGAGEGLVRSANGFPYREDEEGAFGEHGSQGTYSNTKENGINGELTSTDRETAEEVSARIVQVVTAEAVAVLKGEQEKEAQPKDQPPALPLAAEETANLPPSPPPSPASEQTVPVEEGLLTASKMEFHDQQELTPSPAEPLDKKEKEPETESKPGEDLKHAALVSELETTKTSPDKKDIQGTEEEKAPPTLFGHTLGASLEDTKPKTEPSLVVPDIGLPAEPTAAKEQKDWFIQMPTEAKKDEWGLVAPVSPGPLTPMKEKDVLEDIPKWEGKQFDSPMPSPFQGGSFTLPFDISKHEIVAAAASFAPALLQPDDQKSLEETGSPATAKDSSKVEEPQKDQPDKIAEAPASEAVAAPKDAHVSIVEECVPEKVSGEEKGMIKEESVQIKETPTLSEQESTLAEKEPHLKLEEKPTISDKEAMPKESEPPKLIDEETNIIQPSTEHTYSKKEEKGQEPPTDILKQDSFPVSLEQAVTDSAMTTQTLEKVMTEPTALSEKIATQELFEEKVADKDHKVEGVGVVTSAELDMPFYEDKSGMSKYFETSALKEEVTKSIQPGSDYYELSDTRESVQEAFDTVSPMHKDGDKALPEEEPQPSAPAQEAGYSTLAQSHPSDLPEEPSSPQERMFTIDPKVYGEKRDLHSKNKDDLTLSRSLGLGGRSAIEQRSMSINLPMSCLDSIALGFNFGRGHDLSPLASDILTNTSGSMDEGDDYLPATTPAVDKAPCFPTESKEEKEQAKEEKDTGEENARVETSCESPFLAKDYYKNGTVMAPDLPEMLDLAGTRSRLASVSADTDVARRKSVPSETVVEESSTGLPPVTDENHIIVKTDSQLEDLGYCVFNKYTVPLPSPVQDSENLSGESGSFYEGTDDKARRDLATDLSLIEVKLAAAGRVKDEVSAEKEASPPISGDKSGLSREFDQEKKASDKLDTVLEKSEEHADSKEHAKETEEAGDEVETLGLGVTQEQASARELTVAKDASPVMAEKAEKGLSSVPEVAEVEPSKKAEPELDLAVKKAEQGQLDIKISDFGQMASGLHVDAGEAAELKLEATQDLAPSSTAPPEVDAFMGVESSHLKDGTKVSETEVKEKVAKPDLVHQEAVDKEESYESSGEHESLTMESLKADEGKKETSPESSLIQDEIAIKLSVEIPCAPVVSEADVAADERADVQMEFIQPPKEESQETPDISITPSDVTEPLPEAARAEPAEAQSEEEEIEAQGEYDKLLFRSDTLQITDLGAPGVREEFVETCPGEHKGVIESVVTIEDDFITVVQTTTDEGESGSHSVRFAALEQPEVERRPSPHAEEELEVEEAAEAQAEPKDGSPEAPASPEREEVGLSEYKTETYEDYKDETTIDDSIMDADSLWVDTQDDDRSIMTEQLETIPKEEKAEKEARRSSLEKHRKEKPFKTGRGRISTPERKIAKKEPSTVSRDEVRRKKAVYKKAELAKKTEVQAHSPSRKFILKPAIKYTRPTHLSCVKRKTTAAGAESAQAPSVFKQAKDKVSNSTLSKIPALQGSTKSPRCSSACPSATKRATFSDSLFIQPTSAGSTDRLPYSESGNKDGVTKSPEKRSSLPRPSSILPPRRGVSGDRDENSFSLNSSISSARRTTRSEPIRRAGKSGTSTPTTPGSTAITPGTPPSYSSRTPGTPGTPSYPRTPHTPGTPKSAILVPSEKKVAIIRTPPKSPATPKQLRLINQPLPDLKNVKSKIGSTDNIKYQPKGGQVRILNKKIDFSKVQSRCGSKDNIKHSAGGGNVQIVTKKIDLSHVTSKCGSLKNIRHRPGGGRVKIESVKLDFKEKAQAKVGSLDNAHHVPGGGNVKIDSQKLNFREHAKARVDHGAEIITQSPGRSSVASPRRLSNVSSSGSINLLESPQLATLAEDVTAALAKQGL, translated from the exons GTTTACTTACAGCCTCGAAGATGGAGTTTCATGATCAACAAGAATTGACTCCCTCTCCAGCCGAGCCACTagacaagaaggaaaaggaaccagagacagaaagtaagccTGGTGAAGACCTTAAGCATGCTGCCTTAGTTTCTGAGCTGGAAACAACTAAAACTTCCCCTGATAAAAAGGACATACAAggcacagaagaagaaaaagcaccTCCCACTCTGTTTGGGCACACTCTTGGTGCCAGCCTAGAAGATACGAAACCCAAGACAGAACCAAGCCTAGTGGTACCTGATATTGGCCTTCCTGCAGAGCCCACAGCTGCAAAAGAGCAGAAGGACTGGTTCATCCAAATGCCAACGGAAGCCAAAAAGGACGAGTGGGGTTTAGTTGCTCCTGTATCTCCTGGCCCTCTAACACCCATGAAGGAAAAAGATGTACTTGAGGATATCCCAAAATGGGAAGGGAAACAATTTGATTCTCCCATGCCGAGTCCCTTTCAGGGTGGAAGCTTCACTCTTCCTTTTGACATCTCAAAGCATGAAATAgttgcagcagcagcatcctttgcTCCCGCCCTGTTACAGCCAGATGACCAAAAATCTCTGGAAGAAACTGGTAGCCCAGCAACTGCCAAAGATAGTTCTAAAGTTGAAGAGCCCCAGAAGGATCAACCTGACAAAATAGCAGAAGCACCAGCCTCAGAGGCAGTTGCTGCACCCAAAGATGCTCACGTTTCAATTGTGGAAGAGTGTGTCCCAGAGAAAGTttcaggagaagagaaagggatgataaAGGAAGAGAGTGTGCAGATAAAAGAGACTCCCACCCTCAGCGAACAGGAATCTACACTTGCTGAAAAGGAACCTCACCTAAAGCTTGAAGAAAAACCAACCATTTCTGACAAAGAAGCCATGCCAAAAGAGAGTGAACCCCCAAAAttgatagatgaagaaacaaatataATTCAACCTTCCACCGAACACACTTActccaaaaaagaagagaagggccAGGAGCCTCCCACAGATATATTAAAACAGGACTCATTCCCTGTAAGTTTGGAGCAAGCAGTTACTGATTCAGCCATGACCACTCAGACCCTGGAAAAAGTCATGACTGAACCAACTGCACTAAGTGAAAAGATTGCCACCCAGGAGCTCTTTGAAGAAAAAGTTGCTGACAAAGATCATAAGGTAGAAGGAGTTGGAGTTGTAACATCAGCTGAACTTGACATGCCATTTTATGAAGACAAGTCAGGAATGTCCAAGTACTTTGAAACATCCGCCTTGAAAGAAGAAGTGACCAAAAGCATCCAGCCAGGCAGTGATTACTATGAACTAAGTGACACAAGAGAAAGTGTCCAAGAGGCTTTTGATACTGTGTCTCCCATGCATAAAGATGGCGACAAGGCACTTCCAGAAGAAGAACCCCAGCCCAGTGCTCCGGCACAAGAAGCAGGGTATAGCACTCTCGCACAGAGTCATCCATCTGACTTACCAGAAGAACCCAGTTCTCCCCAAGAAAGAATGTTCACTATTGATCCAAAAGTGTATGGAGAGAAAAGGGATCTCCACAGTAAGAATAAGGATGATCTGACACTAAGCAGGAGTTTAGGACTTGGTGGTAGGTCTGCAATAGAACAAAGAAGCATGTCCATCAATTTGCCCATGTCTTGCCTGGATTCCATAGCCCTTGGGTTTAACTTCGGTCGAGGGCATGATCTTTCCCCCCTGGCTTCTGACATTCTAACCAATACTAGTGGAAGTATGGATGAAGGAGATGATTACCTTCCAGCCACAACACCTGCCGTGGACAAAGCCCCTTGCTTCCCAAccgaaagcaaagaagaaaaagaacaggcaaaggaagaaaaagatactGGAGAGGAAAATGCCCGAGTCGAGACATCATGTGAGTCGCCTTTCCTAGCCAAAGATTATTACAAAAATGGTACTGTCATGGCTCCTGACTTGCCTGAAATGCTAGACCTGGCAGGCACACGGTCAAGGTTAGCTTCCGTGAGTGCAGACACGGATGTTGCCAGGAGAAAATCAGTCCCATCAGAGACTGTGGTGGAGGAGAGTAGCACTGGCTTGCCCCCTGTCACTGATGAAAACCACATCATCGTTAAAACTGACAGTCAACTCGAAGACCTGGGCTACTGTGTGTTCAATAAATACACAGTCCCCCTCCCGTCACCTGTTCAAGACAGTGAGAATTTATCTGGGGAGAGTGGTTCCTTTTATGAAGGCACTGATGATAAAGCACGAAGAGATTTGGCCACCGATCTTTCATTAATTGAAGTCAAGCTGGCAGCTGCCGGAAGAGTAAAAGATGAAGTCAGTGCTGAGAAGGAAGCATCCCCACCTATCTCTGGTGACAAATCAGGACTGAGTAGGGAGTTTGATCAGGAGAAGAAAGCCAGTGATAAGCTGGATACTGTCCTAGAGAAAAGTGAAGAACATGCTGATTCAAAAGAGCACGCCAAGgaaacagaagaggctggtgatGAAGTTGAAACTCTTGGATTAGGAGTGACCCAGGAGCAAGCTTCAGCCAGAGAACTGACAGTTGCTAAAGATGCATCACCTGTCATGGctgagaaagcagagaaaggTCTTAGTTCAGTGCCAGAGGTAGCTGAGGTAGAACCGTCCAAAAAAGCTGAACCAGAACTGGAtttggctgtgaagaaagctgaacaaggTCAGTTAGATATTAAAATCAGTGACTTTGGACAGATGGCCTCAGGGCTACACGTAGATGCTGGAGAGGCAGCAGAGCTTAAACTTGAGGCTACCCAGGACCTCGCCCCCTCATCCACAGCCCCTCCGGAGGTAGATGCATTTATGGGTGTTGAGTCCAGCCACTTGAAAGACGGCACCAAAGTTAGTGAAACAGAAGTCAAGGAGAAGGTGGCTAAGCCTGACTTGGTGCACCAGGAGGCTGTGGACAAGGAAGAATCCTATGAGTCCAGCGGTGAGCATGAAAGCCTCACCATGGAGTCCTTGAAAGCCGATGAGGGCAAGAAGGAAACTTCCCCAGAATCTTCTCTAATTCAAGACGAGATTGCCATCAAATTGTCTGTGGAAATACCCTGTGCACCCGTTGTTTCAGAGGCTGATGTAGCCGCAGATGAGAGAGCTGATGTCCAGATGGAATTTATTCAGCCACCAAAAGAAGAAAGCCAAGAGACCCCGGATATTTCCATCACACCCTCTGATGTTACCGAGCCGTTGCCTGAAGCTGCCAGAGCTGAACCAGCGGAGGCTCAGAGCGAGGAAGAAGAGATCGAAGCCCAGGGAGAATATGACAAGTTGCTCTTCCGCTCAGACACCCTTCAGATTACCGACCTGGGTGCCCCAGGCGTCAGGGAGGAGTTTGTGGAGACCTGTCCTGGTGAGCACAAAGGAGTGATTGAGTCTGTCGTAACCATCGAGGACGACTTCATCACCGTCGTGCAAACCACAACTGATGAAGGGGAATCAGGGTCCCACAGTGTGCGTTTTGCAGCCCTCGAGCAGCCCGAGGTGGAAAGGAGACCGTCACCCCATGCTGAAGAAGAACTTGAAGTAGAAGAGGCAGCTGAAGCCCAGGCTGAACCCAAGGACGGTTCCCCAGAGGCTCCGGCTTCCCCTGAGAGAGAAGAGGTTGGACTCTCAGAATATAAGACAGAAACCTATGAGGATTACAAAGATGAAACCACCATTGATGACTCCATCATGGATGCTGACAGCCTCTGGGTGGACACTCAAG ATGATGATAGAAGCATCATGACAGAACAGTTAGAAACTATCCCTAAAGAGGAGAAAGCTGAAAAGGAAGCTCGGAGATCATCTCTTGAGaaacatagaaaagaaaagcCTTTTAAAACCGGGAGAGGCAGAATTTCCACTCCTGAAAGAAAAATAGCTAAAAAGGAACCTAGCACAGTCTCCAGAGATgaagtgagaaggaaaaaag CAGTTTATAAGAAGGCTGAACTTGCTAAAAAAACAGAAGTTCAGGCCCACTCTCCCTCcaggaaattcattttaaaacctGCTATCAAATATACTAGACCAACTCATCTCTCCTGTGTTAAGCGGAAAACGACAG CAGCAGGTGCTGAATCAGCTCAGGCTCCCAGTGTATTTAAACAGGCAAAGGACAAAGTCTCT AATTCTACCTTGTCAAAGATTCCTGCCTTACAGGGTAGCACAAAGTCCCCAAGATGCAGCTCAGCCTGCCCTAGCGCGACTAAAAGGGCTACATTTTCTGACAGTTTATTCATACAGCCCACCTCAGCGGGCTCCACAGACCGCTTACCATACTCAGAATCAGGGAACAAG GATGGAGTTACCAAGAGCCCAGAGAAGCGCTCTTCTCTGCCGAGACCTTCCTCCATCCTTCCTCCTCGCCGAGGTGTCTCAGGAGACAGAGATGAGAACTCCTTCTCTCTCAACAGTTCTATCTCTTCTGCGCGGCGGACCACTC GGTCAGAGCCAATTCGCAGAGCAGGAAAAAGTGGCACTTCCACACCCACTACCCCTGGATCAACCGCCATCACTCCTGGCACCCCACCAAGCTATTCTTCACGCACCCCGGGCACTCCTGGAACCCCCAGCTACCCCAGGACCCCTCACACACCAGGAACCCCCAAGTCGGCCATCTTGGTTCCCAGTGAGAAGAAAGTCGCCATTATACGCACGCCTCCGAAATCTCCTGCTACTCCCAAACAGCTTCGGCTTATCAACCAACCACTGCCAGACCTGAAGAATGTCAAATCCAAAATTGGATCCACAGACAACATCAAATACCAGCCTAAAGGGGGCCAG GTTAGGATTTTAAACAAGAAGATCGATTTTAGCAAGGTTCAGTCCAGATGTGGTTCCAAGGATAACATCAAACATTCTGCTGGGGGCGGAAAT GTACAGATTGTCACCAAGAAGATAGACCTAAGCCATGTGACATCCAAATGTGGCTCTCTGAAGAACATCCGCCACAGGCCAG GTGGTGGGCgtgtgaaaattgaaagtgtgaAGCTAGATTTCAAAGAAAAGGCCCAAGCTAAAGTCGGTTCGCTTGACAATGCTCACCACGTTCCCGGAGGTGGTAATGTCAAG ATTGACAGCCAAAAGTTGAACTTCAGAGAGCATGCTAAGGCCCGTGTGGACCATGGGGCTGAGATCATTACACAGTCCCCAGGCAGATCCAGCGTGGCTTCCCCCCGACGACTCAGCAACGTCTCCTCTTCTGGAAGCATCAACCTGCTTGAATCCCCCCAGCTTGCCACCCTGGCCGAGGATGTCACTGCCGCACTCGCTAAACAGGGCTTGTGA
- the MAP2 gene encoding microtubule-associated protein 2 isoform X18, which translates to MADDRKDEAKAPHWTSAQLTEASAQPHPPEIKDQGGAGEGLVRSANGFPYREDEEGAFGEHGSQGTYSNTKENGINGELTSTDRETAEEVSARIVQVVTAEAVAVLKGEQEKEAQPKDQPPALPLAAEETANLPPSPPPSPASEQTVPVEEGLLTASKMEFHDQQELTPSPAEPLDKKEKEPETESKPGEDLKHAALVSELETTKTSPDKKDIQGTEEEKAPPTLFGHTLGASLEDTKPKTEPSLVVPDIGLPAEPTAAKEQKDWFIQMPTEAKKDEWGLVAPVSPGPLTPMKEKDVLEDIPKWEGKQFDSPMPSPFQGGSFTLPFDISKHEIVAAAASFAPALLQPDDQKSLEETGSPATAKDSSKVEEPQKDQPDKIAEAPASEAVAAPKDAHVSIVEECVPEKVSGEEKGMIKEESVQIKETPTLSEQESTLAEKEPHLKLEEKPTISDKEAMPKESEPPKLIDEETNIIQPSTEHTYSKKEEKGQEPPTDILKQDSFPVSLEQAVTDSAMTTQTLEKVMTEPTALSEKIATQELFEEKVADKDHKVEGVGVVTSAELDMPFYEDKSGMSKYFETSALKEEVTKSIQPGSDYYELSDTRESVQEAFDTVSPMHKDGDKALPEEEPQPSAPAQEAGYSTLAQSHPSDLPEEPSSPQERMFTIDPKVYGEKRDLHSKNKDDLTLSRSLGLGGRSAIEQRSMSINLPMSCLDSIALGFNFGRGHDLSPLASDILTNTSGSMDEGDDYLPATTPAVDKAPCFPTESKEEKEQAKEEKDTGEENARVETSCESPFLAKDYYKNGTVMAPDLPEMLDLAGTRSRLASVSADTDVARRKSVPSETVVEESSTGLPPVTDENHIIVKTDSQLEDLGYCVFNKYTVPLPSPVQDSENLSGESGSFYEGTDDKARRDLATDLSLIEVKLAAAGRVKDEVSAEKEASPPISGDKSGLSREFDQEKKASDKLDTVLEKSEEHADSKEHAKETEEAGDEVETLGLGVTQEQASARELTVAKDASPVMAEKAEKGLSSVPEVAEVEPSKKAEPELDLAVKKAEQGQLDIKISDFGQMASGLHVDAGEAAELKLEATQDLAPSSTAPPEVDAFMGVESSHLKDGTKVSETEVKEKVAKPDLVHQEAVDKEESYESSGEHESLTMESLKADEGKKETSPESSLIQDEIAIKLSVEIPCAPVVSEADVAADERADVQMEFIQPPKEESQETPDISITPSDVTEPLPEAARAEPAEAQSEEEEIEAQGEYDKLLFRSDTLQITDLGAPGVREEFVETCPGEHKGVIESVVTIEDDFITVVQTTTDEGESGSHSVRFAALEQPEVERRPSPHAEEELEVEEAAEAQAEPKDGSPEAPASPEREEVGLSEYKTETYEDYKDETTIDDSIMDADSLWVDTQDDDRSIMTEQLETIPKEEKAEKEARRSSLEKHRKEKPFKTGRGRISTPERKIAKKEPSTVSRDEVRRKKAVYKKAELAKKTEVQAHSPSRKFILKPAIKYTRPTHLSCVKRKTTAAGAESAQAPSVFKQAKDKVSDGVTKSPEKRSSLPRPSSILPPRRGVSGDRDENSFSLNSSISSARRTTRSEPIRRAGKSGTSTPTTPGSTAITPGTPPSYSSRTPGTPGTPSYPRTPHTPGTPKSAILVPSEKKVAIIRTPPKSPATPKQLRLINQPLPDLKNVKSKIGSTDNIKYQPKGGQVQIVTKKIDLSHVTSKCGSLKNIRHRPGGGRVKIESVKLDFKEKAQAKVGSLDNAHHVPGGGNVKIDSQKLNFREHAKARVDHGAEIITQSPGRSSVASPRRLSNVSSSGSINLLESPQLATLAEDVTAALAKQGL; encoded by the exons GTTTACTTACAGCCTCGAAGATGGAGTTTCATGATCAACAAGAATTGACTCCCTCTCCAGCCGAGCCACTagacaagaaggaaaaggaaccagagacagaaagtaagccTGGTGAAGACCTTAAGCATGCTGCCTTAGTTTCTGAGCTGGAAACAACTAAAACTTCCCCTGATAAAAAGGACATACAAggcacagaagaagaaaaagcaccTCCCACTCTGTTTGGGCACACTCTTGGTGCCAGCCTAGAAGATACGAAACCCAAGACAGAACCAAGCCTAGTGGTACCTGATATTGGCCTTCCTGCAGAGCCCACAGCTGCAAAAGAGCAGAAGGACTGGTTCATCCAAATGCCAACGGAAGCCAAAAAGGACGAGTGGGGTTTAGTTGCTCCTGTATCTCCTGGCCCTCTAACACCCATGAAGGAAAAAGATGTACTTGAGGATATCCCAAAATGGGAAGGGAAACAATTTGATTCTCCCATGCCGAGTCCCTTTCAGGGTGGAAGCTTCACTCTTCCTTTTGACATCTCAAAGCATGAAATAgttgcagcagcagcatcctttgcTCCCGCCCTGTTACAGCCAGATGACCAAAAATCTCTGGAAGAAACTGGTAGCCCAGCAACTGCCAAAGATAGTTCTAAAGTTGAAGAGCCCCAGAAGGATCAACCTGACAAAATAGCAGAAGCACCAGCCTCAGAGGCAGTTGCTGCACCCAAAGATGCTCACGTTTCAATTGTGGAAGAGTGTGTCCCAGAGAAAGTttcaggagaagagaaagggatgataaAGGAAGAGAGTGTGCAGATAAAAGAGACTCCCACCCTCAGCGAACAGGAATCTACACTTGCTGAAAAGGAACCTCACCTAAAGCTTGAAGAAAAACCAACCATTTCTGACAAAGAAGCCATGCCAAAAGAGAGTGAACCCCCAAAAttgatagatgaagaaacaaatataATTCAACCTTCCACCGAACACACTTActccaaaaaagaagagaagggccAGGAGCCTCCCACAGATATATTAAAACAGGACTCATTCCCTGTAAGTTTGGAGCAAGCAGTTACTGATTCAGCCATGACCACTCAGACCCTGGAAAAAGTCATGACTGAACCAACTGCACTAAGTGAAAAGATTGCCACCCAGGAGCTCTTTGAAGAAAAAGTTGCTGACAAAGATCATAAGGTAGAAGGAGTTGGAGTTGTAACATCAGCTGAACTTGACATGCCATTTTATGAAGACAAGTCAGGAATGTCCAAGTACTTTGAAACATCCGCCTTGAAAGAAGAAGTGACCAAAAGCATCCAGCCAGGCAGTGATTACTATGAACTAAGTGACACAAGAGAAAGTGTCCAAGAGGCTTTTGATACTGTGTCTCCCATGCATAAAGATGGCGACAAGGCACTTCCAGAAGAAGAACCCCAGCCCAGTGCTCCGGCACAAGAAGCAGGGTATAGCACTCTCGCACAGAGTCATCCATCTGACTTACCAGAAGAACCCAGTTCTCCCCAAGAAAGAATGTTCACTATTGATCCAAAAGTGTATGGAGAGAAAAGGGATCTCCACAGTAAGAATAAGGATGATCTGACACTAAGCAGGAGTTTAGGACTTGGTGGTAGGTCTGCAATAGAACAAAGAAGCATGTCCATCAATTTGCCCATGTCTTGCCTGGATTCCATAGCCCTTGGGTTTAACTTCGGTCGAGGGCATGATCTTTCCCCCCTGGCTTCTGACATTCTAACCAATACTAGTGGAAGTATGGATGAAGGAGATGATTACCTTCCAGCCACAACACCTGCCGTGGACAAAGCCCCTTGCTTCCCAAccgaaagcaaagaagaaaaagaacaggcaaaggaagaaaaagatactGGAGAGGAAAATGCCCGAGTCGAGACATCATGTGAGTCGCCTTTCCTAGCCAAAGATTATTACAAAAATGGTACTGTCATGGCTCCTGACTTGCCTGAAATGCTAGACCTGGCAGGCACACGGTCAAGGTTAGCTTCCGTGAGTGCAGACACGGATGTTGCCAGGAGAAAATCAGTCCCATCAGAGACTGTGGTGGAGGAGAGTAGCACTGGCTTGCCCCCTGTCACTGATGAAAACCACATCATCGTTAAAACTGACAGTCAACTCGAAGACCTGGGCTACTGTGTGTTCAATAAATACACAGTCCCCCTCCCGTCACCTGTTCAAGACAGTGAGAATTTATCTGGGGAGAGTGGTTCCTTTTATGAAGGCACTGATGATAAAGCACGAAGAGATTTGGCCACCGATCTTTCATTAATTGAAGTCAAGCTGGCAGCTGCCGGAAGAGTAAAAGATGAAGTCAGTGCTGAGAAGGAAGCATCCCCACCTATCTCTGGTGACAAATCAGGACTGAGTAGGGAGTTTGATCAGGAGAAGAAAGCCAGTGATAAGCTGGATACTGTCCTAGAGAAAAGTGAAGAACATGCTGATTCAAAAGAGCACGCCAAGgaaacagaagaggctggtgatGAAGTTGAAACTCTTGGATTAGGAGTGACCCAGGAGCAAGCTTCAGCCAGAGAACTGACAGTTGCTAAAGATGCATCACCTGTCATGGctgagaaagcagagaaaggTCTTAGTTCAGTGCCAGAGGTAGCTGAGGTAGAACCGTCCAAAAAAGCTGAACCAGAACTGGAtttggctgtgaagaaagctgaacaaggTCAGTTAGATATTAAAATCAGTGACTTTGGACAGATGGCCTCAGGGCTACACGTAGATGCTGGAGAGGCAGCAGAGCTTAAACTTGAGGCTACCCAGGACCTCGCCCCCTCATCCACAGCCCCTCCGGAGGTAGATGCATTTATGGGTGTTGAGTCCAGCCACTTGAAAGACGGCACCAAAGTTAGTGAAACAGAAGTCAAGGAGAAGGTGGCTAAGCCTGACTTGGTGCACCAGGAGGCTGTGGACAAGGAAGAATCCTATGAGTCCAGCGGTGAGCATGAAAGCCTCACCATGGAGTCCTTGAAAGCCGATGAGGGCAAGAAGGAAACTTCCCCAGAATCTTCTCTAATTCAAGACGAGATTGCCATCAAATTGTCTGTGGAAATACCCTGTGCACCCGTTGTTTCAGAGGCTGATGTAGCCGCAGATGAGAGAGCTGATGTCCAGATGGAATTTATTCAGCCACCAAAAGAAGAAAGCCAAGAGACCCCGGATATTTCCATCACACCCTCTGATGTTACCGAGCCGTTGCCTGAAGCTGCCAGAGCTGAACCAGCGGAGGCTCAGAGCGAGGAAGAAGAGATCGAAGCCCAGGGAGAATATGACAAGTTGCTCTTCCGCTCAGACACCCTTCAGATTACCGACCTGGGTGCCCCAGGCGTCAGGGAGGAGTTTGTGGAGACCTGTCCTGGTGAGCACAAAGGAGTGATTGAGTCTGTCGTAACCATCGAGGACGACTTCATCACCGTCGTGCAAACCACAACTGATGAAGGGGAATCAGGGTCCCACAGTGTGCGTTTTGCAGCCCTCGAGCAGCCCGAGGTGGAAAGGAGACCGTCACCCCATGCTGAAGAAGAACTTGAAGTAGAAGAGGCAGCTGAAGCCCAGGCTGAACCCAAGGACGGTTCCCCAGAGGCTCCGGCTTCCCCTGAGAGAGAAGAGGTTGGACTCTCAGAATATAAGACAGAAACCTATGAGGATTACAAAGATGAAACCACCATTGATGACTCCATCATGGATGCTGACAGCCTCTGGGTGGACACTCAAG ATGATGATAGAAGCATCATGACAGAACAGTTAGAAACTATCCCTAAAGAGGAGAAAGCTGAAAAGGAAGCTCGGAGATCATCTCTTGAGaaacatagaaaagaaaagcCTTTTAAAACCGGGAGAGGCAGAATTTCCACTCCTGAAAGAAAAATAGCTAAAAAGGAACCTAGCACAGTCTCCAGAGATgaagtgagaaggaaaaaag CAGTTTATAAGAAGGCTGAACTTGCTAAAAAAACAGAAGTTCAGGCCCACTCTCCCTCcaggaaattcattttaaaacctGCTATCAAATATACTAGACCAACTCATCTCTCCTGTGTTAAGCGGAAAACGACAG CAGCAGGTGCTGAATCAGCTCAGGCTCCCAGTGTATTTAAACAGGCAAAGGACAAAGTCTCT GATGGAGTTACCAAGAGCCCAGAGAAGCGCTCTTCTCTGCCGAGACCTTCCTCCATCCTTCCTCCTCGCCGAGGTGTCTCAGGAGACAGAGATGAGAACTCCTTCTCTCTCAACAGTTCTATCTCTTCTGCGCGGCGGACCACTC GGTCAGAGCCAATTCGCAGAGCAGGAAAAAGTGGCACTTCCACACCCACTACCCCTGGATCAACCGCCATCACTCCTGGCACCCCACCAAGCTATTCTTCACGCACCCCGGGCACTCCTGGAACCCCCAGCTACCCCAGGACCCCTCACACACCAGGAACCCCCAAGTCGGCCATCTTGGTTCCCAGTGAGAAGAAAGTCGCCATTATACGCACGCCTCCGAAATCTCCTGCTACTCCCAAACAGCTTCGGCTTATCAACCAACCACTGCCAGACCTGAAGAATGTCAAATCCAAAATTGGATCCACAGACAACATCAAATACCAGCCTAAAGGGGGCCAG GTACAGATTGTCACCAAGAAGATAGACCTAAGCCATGTGACATCCAAATGTGGCTCTCTGAAGAACATCCGCCACAGGCCAG GTGGTGGGCgtgtgaaaattgaaagtgtgaAGCTAGATTTCAAAGAAAAGGCCCAAGCTAAAGTCGGTTCGCTTGACAATGCTCACCACGTTCCCGGAGGTGGTAATGTCAAG ATTGACAGCCAAAAGTTGAACTTCAGAGAGCATGCTAAGGCCCGTGTGGACCATGGGGCTGAGATCATTACACAGTCCCCAGGCAGATCCAGCGTGGCTTCCCCCCGACGACTCAGCAACGTCTCCTCTTCTGGAAGCATCAACCTGCTTGAATCCCCCCAGCTTGCCACCCTGGCCGAGGATGTCACTGCCGCACTCGCTAAACAGGGCTTGTGA